A region of Lacinutrix sp. Hel_I_90 DNA encodes the following proteins:
- a CDS encoding tRNA (cytidine(34)-2'-O)-methyltransferase, translating to MPLNIVLIEPEIPNNTGNIGRLALASGSRLHLVKPFGFEITDSRLKRAGLDYWQHLEVTYYESTEAFFNENKNAKMAFLSSKGTENHWDIPFEDNLFLIFGKESAGLSNLITEKHSNSVYKIPLFSNHIRSLNLANAVSIVVYEGLRKLNA from the coding sequence ATGCCATTAAACATTGTTTTAATAGAACCCGAAATCCCAAATAATACAGGCAATATTGGGCGACTGGCATTAGCCTCTGGCTCTCGATTACATTTAGTAAAACCCTTTGGTTTTGAAATAACCGACTCACGTTTAAAGCGTGCTGGTTTAGATTATTGGCAACATTTAGAGGTGACTTACTATGAATCGACTGAAGCATTTTTCAACGAAAACAAAAATGCTAAAATGGCCTTTCTGTCTAGTAAGGGTACTGAAAACCATTGGGACATTCCCTTTGAAGACAATTTATTTCTTATTTTTGGTAAAGAATCTGCTGGCTTATCAAACTTAATAACTGAAAAGCATTCAAATTCCGTTTATAAAATTCCATTATTTAGCAACCACATACGCAGTTTAAACTTGGCCAATGCAGTAAGCATAGTGGTGTATGAAGGATTAAGGAAATTAAACGCGTAA
- a CDS encoding HEAT repeat domain-containing protein, whose translation MNTYLEKFYKAVEGLKDCDLEVLGMQHLKALLKTSYLEDLIHDSLSKLNLDPNYYPTHASLNHWHILNTNAFSLTIIKMKKEHQTKYINSYSFDKIIVPITGDILYNSYKQINPYPENILDKSKRLIPVETKKVLTKNTPLMIKKYESVFSYQGALNDDVMILSFSCKNTSSYGWEYDAKTLHPLRLVSNSKQSARLEHTCKLLGALGHISSLPNLFHLLNNSHHNVRWAAASAIMTINFNKGIEALHLLEHDTHPEIVESVKNGLHQISTLNID comes from the coding sequence ATGAATACGTATCTTGAAAAATTTTATAAAGCTGTTGAAGGCCTTAAAGACTGTGATCTAGAGGTATTAGGCATGCAACACTTAAAAGCGCTGTTAAAAACATCTTATTTAGAAGACTTAATACACGATTCGTTATCTAAATTAAATCTAGATCCTAATTATTATCCAACTCACGCTTCATTAAATCATTGGCATATTTTAAATACTAATGCCTTTAGTTTAACGATTATTAAAATGAAGAAAGAGCACCAAACAAAATACATAAACTCCTATTCTTTCGATAAAATCATAGTACCAATAACTGGAGATATACTTTATAATAGCTATAAACAAATCAATCCCTATCCAGAAAATATTCTGGATAAAAGCAAAAGACTTATACCAGTAGAAACAAAAAAGGTTCTAACCAAGAATACCCCTTTAATGATAAAAAAATATGAATCGGTTTTTTCATACCAAGGGGCGCTTAATGATGATGTGATGATACTTTCTTTTTCTTGTAAGAACACCTCGTCGTACGGTTGGGAATACGATGCGAAAACATTGCATCCTTTGAGGCTAGTAAGCAACTCAAAACAATCTGCTAGGCTAGAGCATACCTGTAAACTACTAGGAGCGCTTGGTCATATTTCTTCTCTTCCTAATTTATTTCATCTTCTAAATAATTCACACCATAATGTGAGATGGGCAGCGGCGAGCGCCATTATGACTATAAATTTTAATAAAGGCATTGAAGCCCTGCATCTACTGGAACACGACACGCATCCAGAAATTGTAGAATCTGTCAAAAACGGGCTACATCAAATTTCAACATTAAACATCGATTAA
- the trpA gene encoding tryptophan synthase subunit alpha — translation MNRINKKLKEDKTLLSIYFTAGYPSLNDTVSIIQNLEASGVDMIEIGMPFSDPLADGPTIQASSTQALKNGMTTDVLFNQLKDIRKTVSIPLIIMGYFNPMLQYGVDAFCKKCQDMGIDGLIIPDLPVDVYNEQYKATFEKYGLINVFLITPQTSVERIHFIDAISNGFIYMVSSASVTGSSSGFGDEQTAYFKRIADLNLKNPQIVGFGISDNETFTQATQYTKGAIIGSAFIKRLTNDGVSAIPTFVSSILR, via the coding sequence ATGAACAGAATAAATAAAAAACTAAAAGAAGACAAAACCCTTTTGTCAATCTATTTTACTGCCGGCTACCCTAGTTTAAATGATACAGTAAGCATCATCCAAAACCTAGAAGCAAGTGGTGTCGATATGATTGAAATAGGAATGCCCTTTAGCGATCCTTTAGCGGACGGCCCAACCATTCAAGCGAGCTCAACTCAGGCTTTAAAAAACGGCATGACCACTGATGTGCTTTTTAACCAATTAAAAGACATTAGAAAAACGGTTTCAATCCCTCTAATTATTATGGGGTATTTTAACCCAATGCTACAATATGGTGTTGACGCCTTTTGTAAAAAATGTCAGGACATGGGTATTGACGGTCTCATCATTCCAGATCTGCCCGTTGACGTTTACAACGAACAATACAAAGCGACTTTTGAAAAATATGGCTTAATTAATGTTTTCTTAATTACACCTCAAACCTCTGTAGAACGTATTCATTTTATAGACGCTATTTCAAACGGTTTTATTTATATGGTGAGTAGTGCTAGTGTTACCGGTAGCAGTTCTGGTTTTGGCGATGAGCAAACCGCTTATTTTAAACGTATTGCAGACCTAAATTTAAAAAACCCACAAATTGTGGGCTTTGGAATTTCAGATAATGAAACCTTTACACAGGCAACACAATATACAAAAGGAGCTATTATTGGAAGTGCGTTTATAAAGCGCCTTACAAATGATGGTGTTTCTGCCATACCAACATTTGTTTCAAGCATTTTAAGATAG
- a CDS encoding phosphoribosylanthranilate isomerase, with protein sequence MKLKVCGMKVENNILDVADLHPSYMGFIFYEKSPRYFKETIPELPDTIEKVGVFVNASLDFIVDKIETHQLQGVQLHGDESPEFCEQLRAYDVKIIKVFSVKNQFDFSVLEPYESVCDYYLFDTKGKEPGGNGYTFNWNIFKKYPSNKSYFLSGGIGPETIDALLLFLKRPESDLCCTLDINSKFETISGFKDIKKIKDFQYQLTINGYGV encoded by the coding sequence ATGAAACTAAAAGTATGTGGAATGAAAGTCGAGAACAACATCTTAGATGTTGCAGATTTGCACCCTAGTTATATGGGTTTTATCTTTTATGAAAAATCACCACGCTATTTCAAAGAAACGATTCCAGAATTACCTGATACCATTGAAAAAGTTGGTGTTTTTGTAAATGCAAGCTTAGATTTTATAGTCGATAAAATTGAAACGCATCAGTTACAAGGTGTTCAGTTACATGGGGATGAATCTCCTGAATTTTGCGAACAGTTACGCGCCTACGATGTTAAAATAATCAAAGTGTTTTCTGTTAAAAACCAATTTGACTTCAGTGTTTTAGAACCTTATGAATCGGTTTGTGACTACTATTTGTTTGACACCAAAGGCAAAGAACCTGGCGGAAATGGCTATACTTTTAATTGGAACATTTTCAAAAAATATCCATCAAATAAATCCTATTTCTTAAGTGGTGGTATTGGTCCAGAAACCATAGATGCGCTATTACTTTTCTTAAAACGTCCCGAATCAGATTTATGCTGTACTCTAGACATAAACAGCAAGTTTGAAACAATTTCAGGATTTAAAGACATTAAAAAAATAAAAGATTTTCAATACCAATTAACAATTAACGGTTATGGAGTATAA
- a CDS encoding YceI family protein, with translation MKNSIKNLATIALVALITFSFTTVDGDKKEIKTENSKVIWKGYKVTGSHEGTIAIKSGHLNFNENKLIGGEFIMDMSTIDCTDLEGGSKGKLEGHLKSDDFFGVEKHPKATLVFTQVKATGKNSYEVTGDITIKGKTNPITLDLSIYGNKANASLKIDRTLFDIRYGSANFFDGLKDKAIYDDFDLVADLEF, from the coding sequence ATGAAAAATTCGATTAAAAACTTAGCCACTATTGCCTTAGTTGCGCTCATTACTTTTTCTTTCACAACGGTAGACGGAGACAAGAAAGAAATTAAAACAGAAAACAGCAAAGTGATTTGGAAAGGTTACAAAGTTACAGGGTCTCATGAAGGAACCATTGCAATAAAATCTGGACACCTAAACTTTAATGAAAACAAATTAATTGGTGGTGAATTTATTATGGATATGTCAACTATTGATTGCACCGATTTAGAAGGAGGTTCTAAAGGAAAATTAGAAGGACATCTAAAGTCTGACGATTTCTTTGGTGTTGAAAAACACCCAAAGGCCACTTTAGTTTTCACACAAGTAAAAGCGACTGGCAAAAATTCATACGAAGTAACAGGAGACATTACTATTAAAGGAAAAACCAACCCAATTACATTAGATCTTTCTATTTATGGAAATAAAGCTAATGCATCCTTAAAAATAGATAGAACACTTTTTGATATAAGATATGGTTCGGCTAATTTCTTTGATGGCCTAAAAGATAAAGCCATTTATGATGATTTTGACCTAGTTGCCGATTTAGAATTTTAA
- a CDS encoding Crp/Fnr family transcriptional regulator: MNHKPLLEYINKYINLTAEEETILLSRIVHRHYLKDQYIVQQGDICNSANFTISGTTKTFYMDLEGQEHIVMFSIEDWWTSDLGSFITQTPADFNVQCIENTELIQFTYENLEVLYTEIPKLERLFRKIVERAFVASQKRIIRNFSLTAKERYLIFKETYPKIEQRVPQYMIASYLGITKEFLSKIKSQIIKMQ; the protein is encoded by the coding sequence ATGAATCACAAACCACTATTAGAGTATATAAACAAATACATCAACTTAACTGCTGAAGAAGAAACCATTCTACTTTCTAGGATAGTTCACAGACATTATCTCAAAGATCAATACATTGTGCAACAAGGAGATATTTGTAACAGTGCCAATTTTACCATTTCAGGAACTACGAAAACATTTTATATGGATCTGGAAGGTCAAGAACATATTGTCATGTTCTCCATTGAAGATTGGTGGACCTCCGATTTGGGAAGTTTCATAACTCAAACTCCTGCCGACTTTAACGTTCAATGTATAGAGAATACAGAACTTATTCAATTCACCTACGAAAATCTAGAAGTTTTATATACAGAGATTCCTAAACTTGAGCGCCTTTTTAGAAAGATTGTAGAACGGGCTTTTGTAGCTTCACAAAAAAGAATTATTAGAAATTTTAGCCTCACAGCCAAAGAGCGCTATCTTATTTTCAAGGAGACTTACCCTAAAATTGAACAACGTGTACCGCAATACATGATTGCTTCTTATCTAGGAATTACCAAAGAGTTTTTAAGTAAGATTAAAAGTCAAATTATTAAAATGCAATAG
- a CDS encoding uracil-DNA glycosylase family protein, which translates to MFKHRHPYEPFIKSDTKKLIVGTLPPPRFTTGDLLEKDVDFCYGSYYNSLWLFIDKIHNLNLRYDNSELAVVQRKNFLIQHKIGICDVVESCEREKIDASDLGMINVELRDIIGYLKKYPAIETLLFTGGNSKNGPEYFFRKHLKAYNLKLEQVSKETPRIHQFIIPSEAWESNKKERLVKTVSLTSSSGAANISIGSNPLYKQLKASNSDFTTFDFRVLQYREFL; encoded by the coding sequence ATGTTTAAACACCGCCATCCATACGAGCCCTTTATTAAAAGCGATACTAAAAAGTTAATCGTAGGTACTTTACCGCCACCAAGATTCACCACAGGAGATCTGTTGGAAAAGGATGTCGATTTCTGTTATGGCAGTTACTATAATTCGCTATGGTTGTTTATAGATAAAATTCACAATCTCAATTTGCGGTACGATAATTCTGAATTAGCTGTAGTACAGCGAAAAAACTTTTTGATACAACATAAAATTGGTATTTGCGATGTTGTAGAAAGTTGTGAAAGAGAAAAGATTGATGCTTCAGATCTGGGAATGATAAATGTGGAACTGCGGGACATTATAGGTTATTTAAAAAAATACCCAGCGATAGAGACACTTTTATTTACTGGTGGAAACTCTAAAAACGGACCAGAATATTTCTTCAGAAAGCATCTAAAGGCGTATAATTTAAAACTAGAACAGGTTTCAAAGGAGACACCGCGAATACATCAGTTTATCATTCCGAGTGAAGCGTGGGAATCTAACAAAAAAGAGCGTTTAGTTAAAACAGTTTCACTAACGTCGTCCTCAGGAGCTGCCAATATTTCTATTGGGAGTAATCCTTTGTATAAACAGTTAAAAGCAAGTAATAGCGATTTTACAACCTTCGATTTTCGGGTGCTGCAGTATCGTGAGTTCCTATAG
- a CDS encoding VF530 family DNA-binding protein: protein MSQPNNPLHGIKLEQIITDLQAHYGWEYLGYNIKIKCFTDNPSIKSSLKFLRRTPWARKKIEDFYLEYLKKNQ from the coding sequence ATGTCGCAACCAAACAATCCCCTTCACGGTATAAAATTAGAACAAATCATTACCGATTTACAAGCACATTACGGCTGGGAATATTTGGGGTATAACATAAAGATTAAATGTTTTACTGATAATCCTTCAATAAAATCCAGTTTAAAGTTTTTACGCCGCACGCCCTGGGCGCGAAAAAAGATAGAAGATTTTTATTTAGAGTATTTAAAAAAGAATCAATAA
- the trpB gene encoding tryptophan synthase subunit beta: protein MEYNINEKGYYGEFGGAYIPEMLYPNVEELRQNYLKIMAEPSFKEAFDQLLKDYVGRPSPLYFAKRLSEKYGTKIYLKREDLNHTGAHKINNTIGQILMAQRLGKTRIIAETGAGQHGVATATVCALMGMECIVYMGEIDIARQAPNVARMKMLGAKVVPALSGSRTLKDATNEAIRDWINNPVDTHYIIGSVVGPHPYPDMVARFQSVVSEEIKWQLKEKEGRETPDYVVACVGGGSNAAGAFYHYLEDTNVKLIAVEAAGKGIHSGESAATSILGKEGIIHGSKTLLMQTKDGQITEPYSISAGLDYPGVGPMHAHLYKTGRAEFISITDDEAMTAGLELSQLEGIIPAIETSHSLAIFNGKKFKADDVIVINLSGRGDKDLQNYIDYFKL from the coding sequence ATGGAGTATAATATAAATGAAAAAGGCTATTACGGCGAATTTGGAGGTGCTTACATCCCAGAAATGCTTTATCCCAACGTTGAAGAGTTACGTCAAAATTATTTAAAAATAATGGCTGAGCCTTCTTTTAAAGAAGCATTCGATCAATTATTAAAGGATTATGTGGGGCGTCCTTCGCCTCTCTATTTTGCGAAACGGCTTTCAGAAAAGTATGGTACAAAAATCTACTTAAAAAGAGAAGACTTAAACCATACCGGGGCGCACAAAATCAACAATACTATCGGTCAGATCTTAATGGCACAACGCTTAGGTAAAACACGTATTATTGCTGAAACTGGAGCAGGGCAACACGGTGTGGCTACGGCAACGGTTTGTGCTTTAATGGGCATGGAATGCATTGTTTACATGGGCGAAATTGATATTGCCAGACAAGCACCCAATGTCGCAAGAATGAAAATGCTTGGTGCCAAAGTTGTGCCCGCGTTATCAGGAAGTCGCACATTAAAAGATGCTACAAATGAAGCGATTCGCGATTGGATTAATAATCCTGTAGACACACATTATATTATTGGAAGTGTTGTTGGCCCACATCCGTATCCAGATATGGTGGCGCGTTTTCAATCTGTTGTTTCTGAAGAAATCAAATGGCAATTAAAAGAGAAAGAAGGTCGTGAAACTCCTGATTATGTGGTAGCCTGCGTAGGTGGCGGCAGTAATGCTGCTGGTGCATTTTACCATTATTTAGAAGATACCAATGTAAAATTAATAGCTGTGGAAGCCGCGGGAAAAGGCATTCATTCTGGTGAAAGTGCGGCTACCTCAATATTAGGAAAAGAAGGCATTATTCATGGCAGTAAGACGCTTTTAATGCAAACTAAAGACGGGCAAATTACCGAGCCGTATTCTATTTCTGCAGGGTTAGATTATCCTGGAGTTGGACCAATGCATGCGCACTTGTATAAAACGGGGCGTGCAGAATTTATCTCCATTACAGATGACGAAGCTATGACAGCTGGTTTAGAATTGAGTCAGTTAGAAGGCATCATTCCCGCTATAGAAACCTCACATTCTTTAGCCATTTTTAATGGTAAAAAATTTAAAGCTGATGATGTTATAGTGATTAATTTATCAGGAAGAGGCGATAAGGATTTACAGAATTATATAGATTATTTTAAATTATAA
- a CDS encoding nuclear transport factor 2 family protein, producing the protein MNTLLEKIGTINDLIIEGKALDAFDQFYHDDVVMQENDNPIVEGKVANRQREEDFFGAITEFRGAHPLKVSVGENTTMVEWHFDYTHKDWGIKNYTQVAVQDWKDGKIIKEKFYYGA; encoded by the coding sequence ATGAATACACTTTTAGAGAAAATTGGCACAATTAATGATTTGATCATTGAAGGAAAAGCTTTAGATGCATTTGATCAATTCTATCATGACGATGTAGTCATGCAAGAAAATGACAACCCTATAGTTGAGGGAAAAGTTGCCAATAGACAACGTGAAGAAGATTTTTTTGGAGCGATAACAGAATTTAGAGGCGCTCACCCCTTAAAAGTAAGTGTTGGCGAAAATACGACAATGGTCGAATGGCATTTTGATTACACTCATAAAGATTGGGGAATTAAAAATTACACTCAAGTTGCTGTACAAGACTGGAAGGACGGAAAAATAATAAAGGAGAAATTTTACTACGGAGCATAA
- a CDS encoding GNAT family N-acetyltransferase, whose amino-acid sequence MNLKNPCVYYDFYSLFQSPNTEIIVAQHENKLVGSGYAKIVNTKPYHINQTYAYMGFMFIDPKYRGQGIIQNIIETLKNWAKTKNVIEARLMVYNENTGAIKAYEKSGFKKHMLEMKLHFD is encoded by the coding sequence ATGAACTTAAAAAACCCCTGTGTTTATTATGATTTTTACAGTCTTTTTCAATCACCAAATACAGAAATAATAGTTGCCCAACATGAAAATAAACTAGTGGGGTCTGGTTACGCTAAAATTGTAAATACTAAACCCTATCATATTAATCAGACTTATGCGTATATGGGTTTTATGTTTATTGACCCCAAGTACAGAGGTCAGGGCATCATTCAAAATATAATTGAAACCCTTAAAAACTGGGCTAAAACTAAAAACGTGATAGAAGCAAGATTAATGGTTTATAATGAGAATACGGGGGCCATTAAAGCTTATGAAAAAAGCGGCTTTAAAAAGCACATGTTAGAAATGAAATTACACTTCGATTAA
- a CDS encoding DEAD/DEAH box helicase, which translates to MTFKLLGLSEPLLKAISKKGYDTPSPIQAKAIPPILEGHDVLASAQTGTGKTAGFTLPLLHILSETPKEKYRPIRALVLTPTRELAAQVYANVKEYGEFLDLRSAVIFGGVNQKPQVANIRQGIDVLVATPGRLLDLINQNLISIKRVEIFVLDEADRMLDMGFLRDIERVMKMMPEKRQNLMFSATFSGDIRKLANGILNNPVKVEATPENTTVEAISQKVFRVAKGKKTDLIIKLISDGNWKQVLVFTRTKHGANKLCEKMGKAGIKAAAIHGNKSQGARTKALAGFKSGSVSVLVATDIAARGLDIPLLPHVVNFELPNISEDYVHRIGRTGRAGANGEAISLVSADETTFLRDIEKLIGKKLPVDILEGFEPDPNASTEPIKQGQGKQNRGGQSRTSKPKTAKANADGNSSRSGNRNKGRSRNKNRN; encoded by the coding sequence ATGACATTTAAATTATTAGGCCTTTCTGAGCCGTTACTAAAAGCAATTAGTAAAAAAGGATACGATACACCATCTCCTATACAAGCAAAAGCCATTCCGCCCATTTTAGAGGGGCATGATGTTTTAGCTTCTGCACAAACAGGTACAGGAAAAACAGCAGGTTTTACTTTGCCGTTATTACATATATTATCTGAAACACCAAAAGAAAAGTACAGACCTATTCGTGCATTGGTATTAACACCAACCCGTGAATTGGCGGCACAAGTGTATGCTAATGTTAAAGAGTACGGTGAGTTTTTAGACTTGCGTAGTGCTGTGATTTTTGGTGGCGTAAACCAGAAGCCACAAGTGGCGAATATTAGACAAGGCATAGACGTTTTAGTGGCTACACCGGGTCGTTTATTAGATTTAATTAATCAGAATTTAATCTCTATTAAGCGGGTTGAAATCTTTGTTTTAGATGAAGCAGACCGTATGTTGGATATGGGCTTTTTAAGAGATATCGAACGGGTTATGAAGATGATGCCAGAAAAGCGCCAGAACTTAATGTTCTCAGCAACCTTTTCAGGTGATATTAGAAAACTAGCAAATGGGATTTTAAATAATCCTGTTAAAGTTGAAGCTACACCAGAGAATACTACAGTAGAGGCGATTTCACAAAAAGTGTTCAGAGTTGCGAAAGGCAAAAAGACCGATTTAATAATTAAATTAATTTCTGATGGGAATTGGAAACAGGTTTTAGTCTTTACACGTACTAAGCATGGTGCGAATAAACTCTGTGAGAAAATGGGTAAAGCTGGTATTAAAGCGGCTGCTATTCATGGTAATAAAAGTCAAGGCGCACGTACAAAGGCACTAGCAGGGTTTAAAAGCGGAAGTGTAAGCGTTTTAGTCGCTACAGATATTGCAGCACGTGGATTAGATATACCATTGTTACCACATGTTGTTAATTTTGAACTCCCAAATATTTCAGAAGATTACGTACATAGAATTGGGAGAACGGGTAGAGCAGGAGCAAATGGAGAAGCCATTTCATTAGTAAGTGCAGATGAAACTACTTTTTTAAGAGATATAGAAAAACTCATCGGAAAAAAATTACCAGTTGACATTTTAGAAGGTTTTGAACCTGATCCGAATGCCTCTACTGAACCCATAAAACAAGGTCAAGGCAAACAAAATCGTGGTGGCCAATCGCGTACCTCTAAACCTAAAACGGCTAAGGCAAATGCCGATGGGAATTCTAGTAGAAGCGGTAACAGAAATAAGGGTCGCTCGCGAAATAAAAACAGAAATTAA
- a CDS encoding carbon-nitrogen hydrolase family protein, translating to MKNIENIELAYLTLDDYQELKAAMVASYSTMPDSIWEEHQIKKLIDEFPEGQVVIKINNQIAGCALCIIVDYDKYEDFHTYEQITGNYTFNTHTKDGDIIYGIDVFIKPEFRGLRLGRRLYDYRKELCERLNLKGLAFGGRIPNFHKYSDKLTAKEYIDKVKTKEIHDPVLNFQISNDFHPTRILKNYLKGDASSHDYAVLLEWDNIYYEKKNKKATTIKKIVRLGLVQWQMRPYKNLDELMYQAEFFVDAVSGYRSDFALFPEFFNAPLMAPNNHMSTPEAIRELAKHTAEIVQRFSKLAISYNINIITGSMPEMVGDKLYNVGYLCRRDGTMERYEKLHVTPDEAKVWGMVGGNKLQAFDTDCGKIGILICYDSEFPELSRLLADEGMDILFVPFLTDTQNGFSRVRHCAQARAIENECYVAIAGSVGNLPKVQNMDIQFAQSMVFTPCDFAFPTNGVKAEATQNTEMILIADVDIDLLRELNQFGSVRNLKDRRTDLFELKKK from the coding sequence ATGAAAAATATAGAAAATATAGAACTGGCTTACTTAACGCTTGATGATTACCAAGAGCTTAAAGCAGCCATGGTAGCATCATACTCAACAATGCCGGACTCCATTTGGGAGGAACATCAAATAAAAAAACTGATCGATGAGTTTCCTGAAGGACAAGTTGTTATAAAAATAAACAATCAAATTGCAGGTTGTGCTTTATGTATTATAGTAGACTACGACAAGTATGAAGATTTTCACACTTATGAACAGATTACTGGAAATTACACCTTTAATACACATACCAAAGATGGAGACATTATTTACGGTATAGATGTTTTTATTAAACCCGAATTTAGAGGCCTTCGTTTAGGACGCCGTTTATATGACTACAGAAAAGAACTTTGCGAACGTTTAAATCTAAAAGGCTTAGCTTTTGGTGGTCGTATTCCAAATTTCCATAAATACTCAGATAAGCTTACGGCAAAGGAATACATAGACAAAGTAAAAACTAAAGAGATTCACGATCCTGTTTTGAATTTTCAAATCTCAAATGATTTTCACCCAACACGAATTTTAAAAAATTATCTAAAAGGAGATGCCTCTTCGCACGATTATGCTGTTTTATTAGAGTGGGATAATATCTATTACGAAAAGAAAAACAAAAAAGCGACGACTATAAAAAAAATAGTACGCCTTGGTCTTGTGCAATGGCAAATGCGACCTTATAAAAATTTAGACGAATTAATGTATCAGGCTGAATTCTTTGTAGATGCAGTCTCTGGATACAGGAGTGATTTTGCTTTATTTCCAGAATTCTTTAATGCGCCATTAATGGCCCCTAACAACCATATGTCAACCCCTGAGGCCATACGTGAGTTAGCAAAACATACGGCAGAAATTGTACAACGTTTTTCTAAATTAGCCATCTCATATAACATTAATATTATTACTGGTAGTATGCCAGAAATGGTAGGCGACAAACTTTATAACGTTGGTTATTTGTGTCGACGAGATGGAACGATGGAACGTTACGAAAAATTACATGTCACGCCTGATGAAGCTAAAGTTTGGGGCATGGTTGGCGGCAACAAATTACAAGCTTTCGATACCGATTGTGGGAAGATAGGTATCCTAATCTGTTATGATTCTGAGTTTCCAGAATTAAGTCGACTGCTCGCAGATGAAGGGATGGACATTTTATTTGTTCCGTTTTTAACAGACACTCAAAATGGTTTTTCAAGAGTAAGACATTGTGCGCAAGCAAGAGCTATTGAAAATGAGTGTTATGTCGCTATTGCAGGTAGCGTAGGTAACCTTCCAAAGGTTCAGAATATGGATATCCAGTTTGCTCAATCGATGGTGTTTACCCCTTGTGACTTCGCCTTTCCTACCAACGGCGTAAAAGCAGAAGCGACTCAAAATACCGAGATGATTCTTATTGCAGACGTCGATATTGATTTGTTAAGAGAACTGAATCAGTTTGGTAGTGTTAGAAATTTAAAGGACAGAAGAACTGACCTTTTTGAATTAAAAAAGAAATAA
- a CDS encoding DUF6500 family protein — protein MTPSLRVKIIAVCNKKIAQKGEAVGLSFYAFFKNKNENPELLMEAATWWIKTQQLDHFEKALKIKKMVE, from the coding sequence ATGACGCCGAGTTTAAGAGTTAAAATCATTGCAGTTTGTAATAAGAAAATAGCCCAAAAAGGTGAGGCCGTAGGGCTGTCTTTTTATGCTTTTTTTAAAAACAAAAATGAGAACCCAGAGTTATTAATGGAAGCTGCTACTTGGTGGATTAAAACACAGCAATTAGACCACTTTGAAAAAGCACTGAAAATTAAAAAAATGGTTGAATAG